In Thunnus thynnus chromosome 4, fThuThy2.1, whole genome shotgun sequence, a genomic segment contains:
- the shisa4 gene encoding protein shisa-4, producing the protein MRMMLPTGNMSVISSALWLFTVVLCTSQVSGNEDCLWYVDKNGTWHNGFDCPLITFCCGNCHRRYCCLDAFKMITEREQKRCMLFQFSPTTLAGIASSVLLFVAIIATMVCCFMCSCCYLYQRRQQRGRTPYDAQQIPMASYPVEPMYDAYGKPLGPTEYPHAAYPMAPQYPGMPPQYPMMQPGPYPPHPMDPAYSQAPPPYSPPQYPGH; encoded by the exons atgaggATGATGCTTCCGACGGGCAACATGTCTGTTATCTCGTCGGCTTTGTGGCTGTTCACTGTCGTCCTCTGCACTTCTCAGG TGAGCGGGAATGAGGACTGTCTGTGGTACGTGGATAAAAACGGCACCTGGCACAATGGCTTCGACTGCCCTCTCATCACCTTCTGCTGTGGGAACTGCCACCGGCGCTACTGCTGCCTGGACGCCTTCAAGATGATCACAGAGCGGGAGCAGAAACGCTGCATGCTCTTCCAGTTCAG CCCCACTACTTTAGCTGGCATCGCCTCCTCCGTTCTCCTGTTTGTGGCGATCATTGCGACTATGGTCTGTTGCTTCATGTGCTCTTGTTGTTACCTCTACCAGAGAAGGCAGCAGAGGGGCAGGACACCCTACGATG CCCAGCAGATCCCCATGGCCAGCTACCCAGTGGAGCCCATGTACGATGCTTATGGAAAACCACTAGGACCCACTGAGTATCCGCACGCAGCTTATCCAATGGCGCCGCAGTACCCCGGCATGCCCCCACAGTACCCGATGATGCAGCCCGGACCTTATCCTCCACACCCGATGGATCCTGCATACAGCCAGG
- the LOC137181257 gene encoding guanine nucleotide-binding protein G(s) subunit alpha isoform X2 — MFDVGGQRDERRKWIQCFNDVTAIIFVVASSSYNMVIREDNQTNRLQEALNLFKNIWNNRWLRTISVILFLNKQDLLAEKVLAGKSKIEDYFPEFARYTTPDDAIPEPGEDPRVTRAKYFIRDEFLRISTASGDGRHYCYPHFTCAVDTENIRRVFNDCRDIIQRMHLRQYELL, encoded by the exons ATGTTCGATGTTGGAGGTCAGAGAGATGAACGTCGAAAATGGATCCAGTGTTTTAACG ATGTGACAGCCATCATCTTTGTGGTGGCGAGTAGCAGCTACAACATGGTGATCAGAGAAGACAATCAGACCAACAGACTACAGGAAGCCCTCAACCTTTTCAAGAACATTTGGAACAACAG GTGGCTACGGACCATTTCGGTAATCCTCTTCCTGAACAAACAGGACCTGCTCGCTGAGAAGGTTTTGGCAGGGAAATCTAAAATTGAGGACTATTTTCCTGAGTTTGCACGCTACACTACACCTGATGATG CAATACCAGAGCCAGGTGAAGATCCACGCGTCACAAGGGCAAAGTACTTCATACGGGATGAGTTTCTG AGGATCAGCACAGCCAGCGGGGACGGACGGCATTACTGTTACCCCCACTTCACCTGCGCGGTCGACACAGAAAACATCCGCCGCGTCTTCAATGACTGTCGTGACATCATACAGCGGATGCACCTACGGCAGTACGAGCTCTTGTGA
- the ipo9 gene encoding importin-9, with product MSAVGSARSGSAAGPVQQGLKEALIETLTAILSPVQEVRAAAEEQIKVLEVTEEFGVHLAELTVDPQGALAIRQLASVILKQYVETHWCSQSEKFRPPETTDQAKAAIRELLPGGLREAISKVRSSVAYAVSAIAHWDWPEAWPQLFTLLMEMLVSGNVNAVHGAMRVLTEFTREVTDTQMPLVAPVILPEMYKIFTMAEVYSIRTRSRAVEIFTTCANLICAIEELEKGAAKALIFPVVQQFTEAFVQALQMPDGPSSDSGLKMEVLKAVTALVKNFPKPMVSSMQQILPIVWNTLTESAAFYVRTEVNDTEEVDDPVDSDGEVLGFENLVFSIFEFVHTLLENNKFKSTVKKALPELIYYIILYMQITEDQIKVWTANPQQFVEDEDDDTFSYSVRISAQDLLLAVATEFQNESAAALAAAATRHLQEAEQAKNSSNEHWWKVHEACMLALGSVKTIITENVKNGRIQFDMHGFLASVILADLNLAAASPFLLGRALWAASRFTAAMSPELIQQFLQATVSGLHDSQPPSVRISAVRAIWGYCDQLKLSESTHVLQPFLPSILEGLVQLAAQFSSEVLTLVMETLCIVCTVDPAFTTSAENKICPLTIAIFLKYNNDPVVASLAQDIFKELAQIEGCQGPMQMRLIPTLVSIMQAPPDKIPSGLCATSIDILTTVVRNTKPPLSEMLVCQAFPVVAQCTLRTDDNTIMQNGGECLRAYVSTALEQIAQWRDEQGNSGLWYVMQVVNQLLDPRTSEFTAAFVGRLVSTLISRAGTELGEQLDQILRAILSKMQQAETLSVMQSLIMVFAHLVHSQLEPLLEFLCSLPGPTGKPALEFVMTEWMSRQHLFYGQYEGKVSTVALCKLLQHSLNTDDKRLQDIVVKGEEIYSPEDGIRTRSKSAKNPERWTNIPLLVKIFKLIINELSTVVEANASRVNAADWSQDSSGMWEEQEEGEGEDEEDEEDEGLPGQLLSDLIASNKYDDDYYEDDEEDDPDALKDPIYLIDLQAYLTDFLTQFAQQPCYSMFSGHLNNAERQTLQSIGL from the exons ATGAGTGCGGTGGGTAGTGCTCGGTCCGGTTCGGCCGCCGGCCCGGTCCAGCAGGGACTAAAAGAGGCTCTGATCGAGACGTTGACGGCCATCCTGTCCCCGGTTCAAGAAGTGCGCGCCGCCGCGGAGGAGCAGATCAAAGTGTTGGAAGTGACAGAGG AGTTTGGTGTCCACCTGGCAGAACTCACAGTTGACCCTCAGGGAGCGCTCGCCATCCGTCAG ttaGCATCAGTCATCCTGAAGCAGTATGTGGAGACTCACTGGTGTTCCCAGTCTGAGAAATTTAGGCCTCCTGAAACCACAGATCAG GCTAAAGCTGCCATCAGAGAGCTGCTGCCGGGTGGTCTGCGAGAGGCGATCAGCAAAGTCCGCTCCAGTGTCGCATACGCCGTGTCGGCCATCGCCCACTGGGACTGGCCTGAGGCCTGGCCGCAGCTCTTCACCCTGCTGATGGAGATGCTGGTCAGTGGAAATGTCAACGCTGTGCACGGGGCCATGAGGGTCCTCACAG AGTTTACTCGGGAGGTGACGGACACACAGATGCCGCTGGTGGCTCCAGTCATCTTACCTGAGATGTACAAGATCTTTACTATGGCCGAG GTGTACAGTATTCGTACCCGATCCAGAGCGGTGGAGATATTCACCACCTGTGCCAACCTCATCTGTGCTATTGAGGAGCTTGAAAAG ggtgCAGCCAAAGCGTTGATCTTCCCTGTGGTGCAGCAGTTCACAGAAGCGTTTGTACAGGCTCTGCAGATGCCTGATGGACCCTCGTCTGACAGCGGTCTGAAGATGGAAGTCCTCAAG GCAGTGACAGCGTTGGTAAAGAACTTCCCCAAACCCATGGTGTCGTCTATGCAGCAGATATTACCCATTGTATGGAATACACTGACTGAAAGTGCCGCTTT TTATGTTAGAACAGAGGTCAATGACACAGAGGAAGTGGATGATCCAGTAGACTCAGATG GTGAAGTTCTGGGTTTTGAGAATCTGGTGTTCAGCATCTTCGAGTTTGTCCACACGCTGCTGGAGAACAACAAGTTCAAGAGCACAGTGAAGAAGGCCCTGCCCGAGCTCATCTACTACATCATCCTCTACATGCAGATCACCGAGGACCAG aTCAAAGTGTGGACGGCGAACCCTCAGCAGTTTGTagaagatgaggatgatgacACCTTCTCCTACTCTGTTAGGATCTCTGCTCAGGACCTGCTGCtg GCTGTTGCCACGGAGTTTCAGAACGAGAGCGCAGCAGCGTTGGCAGCGGCAGCGACCAGACATCTGCAGGAGGCAGAGCAGGCCAAGAACAGTAGCAATGAGCACTG GTGGAAGGTCCACGAGGCCTGTATGTTGGCTCTCGGCTCAGTCAAAACCATCATCACAGAGAACGTGAAGAACGGTCGCATCCAGTTTGACATGCACGGTTTCCTGGCCAGTGTTATCCTGGCTGACCTCAACCTGGCAG CGGCATCTCCGTTCCTCCTCGGCCGGGCTCTGTGGGCGGCCAGTCGTTTCACAGCAGCCATGTCTCCTGAGCTCATCCAGCAGTTCCTCCAGGCCACTGTCAGCGGCCTTCATGACAGCCAGCCGCCCTCGGTCCGCATCTCTGCGGTTAGGGCCATCTGGGG ATACTGTGATCAGCTAAAGCTGTCAGAGAGCACCCATGTCCTGCAGCCCTTCCTCCCCAGCATCCTGGAAGGACTGGTCCAACTTGCCGCCCAGTTCAGCTCCGAGGTGCTCACCCTCGTCATGGAGACGCTGTGCATCGTGTGCACCGTCGACCCGGCCTTCACCACCAGCGCAGAGAACAAGATCTGCCCCCTCACCATTGCTATTTTCCTTAAATATAACAACG aCCCCGTGGTGGCGTCCCTGGCTCAGGACATCTTTAAGGAGCTTGCACAGATCGAAGGCTGCCAGGGTCCCATGCAGATGCGCCTCATCCCCACGCTGGTCAGCATCATGCAGGCTCCCCCCGACAAGATTCCCTCTGGACTCTGTGCT aCGTCCATAGACATCCTGACCACAGTGGTACGCAACACCAAACCCCCTCTTTCAGAGATGCTTGTGTGCCAGGCTTTCCCTGTTGTGGCACAGTGCACTTTACGCACTGACGATAACACTATAATGCAG AATGGCGGAGAGTGTCTGCGGGCGTACGTCTCCACAGCCCTCGAGCAGATCGCCCAGTGGAGGGACGAGCAGGGAAATAGCGGCCTCTGGTACGTCATGCAGGTGGTCAACCAGCTGCTGGACCCCAGGACCTCTGAGTTCACGGCTGCCTTCGTGGGCAGGTTGGTGTCTACTCTCATCTCTCGGGCGGGCACCGAGCTCGGAGAACAGCTGGACCAGATCCTCCGAGCGATTCTGAGCAAGATGCAGCAAGCTGAGACTCTGAGTGTCATGCAG tctctGATCATGGTGTTTGCCCACCTGGTTCACTCCCAGCTGGAACCTCTGCTGGAGTTCCTGTGCAGTCTACCCGGCCCGACGGGGAAACCTGCCCTTGAGTTTGTCATGACAGAGTGGATGAGCAGGCAACACCTCTTCTACGGACAGTACGAGGGTAAAGTCAG cacGGTGGCTCTCTGTAAACTGCTGCAGCACAGCCTCAACACTGATGACAAGCGTCTCCAGGACATTGTGGTGAAGGGAGAAGAGATCTACAGCCCTGAAGACGGCATCCGCACACGCTCCAAATCTGCAAAGA ATCCAGAGCGATGGACCAACATTCCTTTGCTAGTGAAGATCTTTAAATTGATCATCAATGAACTGTCAACAGTGGTGGAGGCAAACGCGAGCAGGGTGAACGCAGCAGACTGGAGTCAAG ATTCCAGTGGTATGtgggaggagcaggaggagggagagggggaggatgaggaggacgaggaggatgAAGGACTCCCAGGGCAGCTGCTTTCTGATCTCATCGCCTCCAACAAATACG ATGATGATTATTAcgaggatgatgaggaggacGATCCAGATGCCTTGAAAGACCCCATATATCTGATTGATCTGCAG GCTTACCTGACGGACTTCCTGACACAGTTCGCCCAGCAGCCGTGTTACAGCATGTTCTCAGGCCACCTCAACAACGCCGAGAGACAAACGCTACAGTCTATAGGCCTCTAG